Proteins encoded in a region of the Inquilinus sp. KBS0705 genome:
- a CDS encoding glycosyltransferase family 4 protein, with amino-acid sequence MQKTIMFSGYNCDPHDVSESYTAFVWLTILLKQFKVILLAKQKAEASIIRYYNGKLPDNLTIIGFKDKYPFSNIRLVSDNLQLGYFFFNYRINAYLKKHPEVIDKCDIIFQKSPEAFRYFTSLVQFPKPVYIGPLGGGLKPTAALKGYFKREPFLFKLRNLDKLILCLPPYKRQFEKLAKVIVAIDYLDDILPAAYLKRKEVLLNSAIYGEDYVQAVDDSGVVTIIYVGRLTRYKGAELLIKALNNIKNANFLLHILGDGEEREYLEGLVNDFGLVDKIMIHGWKTSAELKHYYGTASIFCLPTMTESLGVVFFEAMASGLPIVTINNGGPKYLCPDEGAIKIPITTEEGIINDLQQALAMLIDNPEKRGEMGAFNRKYCLENYDWKILETRILGFFNREINVHTK; translated from the coding sequence ATGCAAAAAACCATCATGTTTTCGGGTTACAACTGCGATCCGCACGACGTGTCGGAATCGTATACAGCGTTTGTATGGCTTACCATTCTGCTAAAGCAGTTTAAGGTTATATTATTAGCTAAGCAAAAGGCCGAAGCATCTATCATCCGCTACTATAACGGCAAACTGCCGGATAACTTAACGATTATTGGTTTTAAGGATAAATACCCCTTCAGCAACATAAGGCTGGTGAGCGATAATTTGCAATTAGGCTATTTTTTTTTTAACTATCGTATAAACGCCTACCTTAAGAAACATCCTGAAGTTATTGATAAATGTGATATTATTTTCCAAAAATCGCCAGAGGCATTCCGTTATTTTACATCGCTGGTACAGTTTCCCAAACCGGTTTATATCGGTCCATTGGGTGGGGGATTAAAGCCTACTGCGGCACTTAAAGGATATTTTAAACGTGAGCCATTCCTGTTTAAATTGCGTAACCTGGATAAGCTTATTTTATGCTTGCCTCCATACAAAAGGCAGTTTGAAAAACTGGCAAAAGTTATTGTAGCCATTGATTACCTGGACGATATTTTACCCGCCGCTTATTTAAAACGGAAAGAGGTGTTGCTTAATTCGGCTATTTACGGCGAAGACTATGTGCAGGCTGTTGATGATAGCGGCGTGGTTACTATAATATATGTTGGCCGTTTAACACGGTATAAAGGCGCCGAACTATTAATTAAAGCCCTAAATAATATTAAGAACGCCAACTTTTTGCTCCACATTTTGGGCGATGGCGAAGAACGTGAATATTTGGAAGGACTGGTTAACGATTTCGGCCTGGTCGATAAAATAATGATACATGGCTGGAAAACATCAGCCGAGCTAAAACATTATTACGGTACTGCATCTATATTTTGCCTGCCTACAATGACTGAATCGCTTGGAGTAGTATTTTTTGAAGCCATGGCATCGGGCTTGCCTATAGTAACCATTAATAACGGCGGGCCAAAATACTTGTGCCCAGACGAAGGCGCTATAAAAATACCTATTACTACAGAAGAGGGTATAATAAACGATTTACAGCAAGCGCTTGCGATGCTAATAGACAACCCTGAGAAACGCGGCGAAATGGGTGCTTTTAACCGGAAATACTGCCTTGAAAACTATGATTGGAAAATATTAGAGACCCGCATACTGGGCTTTTTTAATCGGGAAATTAATGTGCACACTAAATAA
- a CDS encoding nuclear transport factor 2 family protein yields the protein MPALPRLCKNRAPIITCWNIRTKASLNALQDTSCLNTKQTKKASQIVKPFLLKTLYVSSFIYQNKTMKTQKEVVELFSGGKFDEVVDYIAETVEWTIYEEKMVINGKDNVLKFCSSVAEYFKSLTTKFEMFGIIADGDKVAIYGRAEFIRDSKTVNIVHSCDVYEFDGDGKILKIYSYCNSAPTQE from the coding sequence ATGCCAGCACTACCCAGGCTATGCAAAAACCGGGCACCTATTATTACCTGTTGGAATATAAGGACAAAGGCGAGCTTAAACGCGTTACAGGATACTTCCTGCTTAAATACTAAACAAACAAAAAAGGCTTCGCAAATTGTGAAGCCTTTTTTGTTAAAGACCCTTTATGTAAGTAGCTTTATCTATCAAAATAAAACGATGAAAACCCAAAAAGAAGTAGTTGAGTTATTCTCCGGCGGTAAATTCGACGAGGTTGTTGACTATATAGCTGAAACAGTTGAATGGACCATTTATGAAGAGAAGATGGTTATAAATGGCAAAGACAATGTGTTAAAGTTTTGCAGCTCGGTAGCTGAATATTTTAAATCGCTTACTACCAAATTTGAAATGTTTGGCATTATTGCCGACGGCGATAAAGTGGCCATTTATGGCAGGGCTGAATTTATACGCGACTCGAAGACAGTGAATATTGTACACTCCTGCGATGTTTACGAATTTGACGGTGACGGGAAAATTTTAAAAATATACTCCTATTGCAATTCGGCACCTACACAAGAATGA
- a CDS encoding carboxymuconolactone decarboxylase family protein, with protein MSRLTALDPETTTGKSKDLFTAIKGKLGMVPNMMRTMGTSPAVLNGYLAFSGALAEATIGGKLGELIALTVANANSCDYCNAAHSFIGEKLVHIDAASISNARQGKSADAKIQAALDFSRTIVEKKGRINDADVDALKNAGYNEAAIAEIIAHVSLNLFTNYFNNAAKVVVDFPEVDLVKTAAI; from the coding sequence ATGTCACGTTTAACAGCGCTAGATCCTGAAACAACTACAGGGAAATCAAAAGATCTTTTTACAGCTATCAAAGGCAAACTCGGCATGGTGCCAAATATGATGAGGACGATGGGTACTTCACCCGCCGTTTTAAATGGCTACCTTGCTTTTAGCGGGGCTTTAGCAGAAGCAACTATTGGCGGCAAGCTTGGAGAACTTATAGCACTTACTGTTGCAAATGCAAACAGCTGCGATTATTGCAATGCCGCACACAGCTTTATAGGCGAAAAACTGGTACACATTGATGCCGCCAGCATTTCAAACGCACGCCAGGGTAAATCAGCCGATGCTAAAATTCAGGCCGCGCTTGATTTTTCGAGGACCATTGTTGAAAAAAAGGGCCGGATCAACGATGCCGATGTGGACGCGTTAAAAAATGCCGGTTATAATGAAGCAGCGATAGCCGAAATTATAGCCCATGTTAGCCTTAATTTGTTCACAAACTACTTTAACAATGCAGCAAAGGTTGTGGTAGATTTTCCTGAAGTTGACCTGGTTAAAACAGCCGCTATTTAA
- a CDS encoding response regulator has product MSLPIIFVIDDDQQVLRAISRDLKDHYRQDYRILATASVKEALDSLLELKNKGEVVALFVSDQRMPEMEGVEFLCRTTQFFPNAKRVLLTAYADTDAAIKAINDVKLDYYLTKPWDPPEEKLYPVLTDLLEDWQGHYRPDFRGIKVIGYQFSPKSHDIKEFLSGYLVPYLWLDANTDEAKKLIKLNNIDTKDLPTVIFADGTLLKTPPVKDIAAKIGLNQSAKSDMYDVVIIGAGPAGLAASVYGSSEGLKTLLIERKTPGGQAGTSSRIENYLGFPAGLSGADLTRRAITQSARFGTDFLSPQTVKEIKLKDNYKTLIMDDGTEISTKAVVVTTGVDYRQLETPGISKFTGAGIYYGAAMTEAASCRDKHVYVVGGGNSAGQAAMYLSKFAKEVYILIRKESLAETMSSYLIDQIGGVSNITLMPFSEITEAIGDTNLQQLSIQNLQTKEVKTVEADALYIFIGAKPFTNWLCKDIITNNKGFIETGRELNQCPDFEKVWKINRDPYLLETSCPGIFAAGDVRAGAMNRVASAVGEGSMAISFVHKYLNEV; this is encoded by the coding sequence ATGAGCCTACCTATCATATTTGTTATTGACGATGACCAGCAAGTACTGCGCGCCATAAGCCGCGACCTTAAAGACCATTACCGGCAAGATTACCGCATACTGGCCACCGCATCGGTAAAGGAGGCGCTGGATAGCTTACTGGAACTAAAGAATAAAGGAGAAGTGGTTGCACTATTTGTGTCGGACCAGCGCATGCCCGAGATGGAGGGTGTTGAGTTTTTATGCCGAACCACACAATTCTTCCCCAATGCAAAAAGAGTATTGCTTACTGCCTATGCCGATACCGATGCCGCAATAAAAGCCATTAACGATGTTAAGCTTGATTATTACCTAACCAAACCATGGGACCCTCCCGAAGAAAAACTGTACCCGGTATTAACCGACCTGCTTGAAGACTGGCAGGGCCATTACCGACCCGATTTTAGGGGTATAAAAGTAATAGGATACCAGTTTTCGCCTAAATCGCACGATATAAAGGAATTTTTGTCGGGTTACCTGGTTCCTTACTTGTGGCTTGATGCTAATACTGATGAGGCTAAAAAACTAATAAAGTTAAATAACATAGATACTAAAGATTTACCAACTGTAATATTTGCTGACGGTACACTACTTAAAACTCCGCCTGTAAAAGATATTGCCGCTAAGATCGGCCTAAATCAATCAGCAAAAAGCGATATGTATGATGTGGTGATCATTGGTGCGGGGCCGGCGGGTTTAGCCGCCTCGGTGTATGGCTCATCCGAGGGTTTAAAAACATTATTGATAGAGCGTAAGACACCGGGCGGCCAGGCAGGCACCAGCTCGCGTATAGAAAATTACCTTGGTTTCCCGGCCGGCTTAAGCGGTGCCGACCTTACCCGCAGGGCAATTACGCAATCGGCACGCTTTGGTACCGATTTTTTATCGCCGCAAACGGTTAAAGAGATAAAGCTGAAAGACAACTACAAAACCCTGATAATGGACGATGGTACCGAAATATCTACCAAAGCCGTTGTGGTAACCACCGGGGTTGATTACCGGCAATTAGAAACACCCGGCATAAGTAAATTTACCGGCGCAGGCATTTACTATGGCGCCGCCATGACCGAAGCTGCATCCTGCCGCGATAAGCATGTTTATGTGGTTGGCGGGGGTAACTCTGCCGGGCAGGCCGCAATGTATCTGTCTAAGTTTGCTAAAGAGGTTTACATCCTTATCCGTAAAGAAAGCCTTGCCGAAACCATGTCGTCATACCTGATAGACCAAATTGGCGGGGTAAGCAATATTACCCTGATGCCGTTTAGCGAAATTACTGAAGCTATCGGCGATACCAACCTGCAACAGCTATCTATACAAAACCTGCAAACTAAAGAGGTTAAAACCGTTGAAGCCGATGCGCTGTATATATTTATTGGAGCAAAGCCATTTACTAATTGGCTATGTAAGGATATTATAACCAATAACAAGGGCTTTATTGAAACCGGCCGTGAGCTGAACCAATGCCCTGATTTTGAAAAGGTATGGAAAATTAACCGCGACCCCTACCTGCTGGAAACCAGCTGCCCCGGCATATTTGCAGCCGGTGACGTACGTGCCGGTGCCATGAACCGTGTAGCATCTGCCGTAGGCGAAGGATCAATGGCTATAAGCTTTGTACACAAGTACCTTAACGAAGTATAA
- a CDS encoding helix-turn-helix domain-containing protein — MTAHQTAFTLINPQTKALAFKIFAFEDDTYFNQLKNYNYYSLILVTKGNGKLTADFSEYEFKENSLMSFSIYQPYMIKAKAEFKGLLINFHPDFFCIHKHQEEVACNGVLFNNIYQSPQVQLQDKEMELLTGLVNDLKMEMQNTAVAQYELMIAYLKIFLINASRMKINTQLLQTSGTKKEPFILKTLKDAIEEHYKSKHSASDYADMLNISAKALNRISKTHFNKTLSNLIAERIIIEAKRELYLTAKPVKMIAYELGFNDEFYFSRFFKSNAEVSPQIYRETVGFARAEA; from the coding sequence TTGACAGCTCATCAAACCGCTTTTACATTAATTAACCCGCAAACAAAAGCATTGGCCTTTAAGATATTTGCTTTTGAGGATGATACGTACTTTAACCAGCTAAAAAATTATAATTACTACTCGTTGATTTTGGTAACTAAGGGAAACGGCAAGCTGACCGCAGACTTTTCCGAATATGAATTTAAGGAAAACAGCCTGATGAGTTTTTCTATCTACCAGCCGTATATGATAAAGGCCAAGGCCGAATTTAAAGGACTTTTAATTAATTTCCATCCCGATTTTTTCTGTATTCACAAGCATCAGGAGGAAGTTGCCTGTAACGGGGTACTTTTTAATAATATTTACCAATCGCCGCAGGTGCAATTACAGGATAAGGAAATGGAACTGCTAACCGGCCTGGTTAATGACTTAAAAATGGAAATGCAAAACACAGCGGTTGCACAATATGAATTGATGATTGCATACCTAAAGATATTTCTGATAAATGCATCCAGAATGAAGATAAATACGCAATTACTTCAAACATCCGGCACAAAAAAGGAACCCTTTATACTAAAAACGCTGAAAGACGCCATTGAAGAGCATTATAAAAGTAAACACAGCGCAAGCGATTATGCTGATATGCTAAACATCTCTGCCAAGGCATTAAACAGAATTAGTAAAACACATTTCAACAAAACCCTGAGTAACCTTATCGCGGAGCGCATCATTATCGAAGCCAAACGCGAATTGTACCTTACTGCCAAGCCGGTTAAAATGATAGCGTACGAACTGGGTTTTAACGATGAGTTTTATTTTAGCCGGTTTTTTAAAAGCAATGCGGAAGTCTCTCCTCAAATTTATCGCGAAACGGTTGGGTTTGCCAGGGCTGAAGCTTGA
- a CDS encoding pyridoxamine 5'-phosphate oxidase family protein: MNYAKIAFTDAIKALQEDNGSRAGYARMEKNNNTNGFTPAEEGFISERDSFYMATIGENGFPYIQHRGGPKGFMKVLDHHTLGVVDFSGNKQYISVGNAATNQKVSLFLMDYPNRSRLKLYADIRIVEIEDDPGLFKLLDPDTYKHKAERMMIFDVKAYDWNCPQHITQRYTMNDIETAFADRNAYVRKLEMEVELLRTVVEKNGLKIPKY; the protein is encoded by the coding sequence ATGAACTATGCGAAAATTGCTTTTACCGATGCCATAAAGGCCCTGCAGGAAGATAATGGAAGCCGGGCCGGCTATGCCAGGATGGAAAAGAACAACAACACTAATGGATTTACACCTGCGGAGGAGGGATTTATTAGCGAGCGAGACAGTTTTTACATGGCTACCATTGGCGAGAATGGCTTTCCTTACATTCAGCATAGAGGGGGGCCAAAAGGCTTTATGAAGGTTTTAGATCACCATACACTGGGCGTGGTTGATTTTAGCGGCAATAAGCAATACATCAGCGTAGGGAATGCTGCTACTAACCAAAAGGTTTCCCTGTTCCTGATGGATTATCCCAACAGATCAAGATTAAAACTATACGCGGATATCCGTATTGTCGAAATTGAAGATGACCCGGGCCTTTTTAAGCTGCTTGACCCAGACACGTATAAGCACAAAGCAGAACGGATGATGATCTTCGACGTAAAGGCTTACGACTGGAATTGCCCGCAGCATATTACACAACGTTATACGATGAATGACATTGAAACCGCCTTTGCTGACCGAAACGCATATGTGAGAAAGCTGGAGATGGAAGTGGAACTTTTACGTACCGTTGTTGAAAAGAATGGCCTTAAGATACCTAAATATTAA
- a CDS encoding HAMP domain-containing histidine kinase — protein MIPKLTDSVTQHSLSCGPMCGQKPLHVKTQLSFFGQVKEFFTGIFDTANWPPRWHCGTWTDFHGWLYILSDLAIFTAYFAIPLLLFRIISKRKDIPFPKIIWLFIAFILLCGTTHLLDAIIFWWPAYRLSALVRFFTGVISIFTVFALYKITPVIYKLRTVEQLEAEIEDRKRAEAESKHNKLMQLAAEELMQKKDEFMSFASHELKTPITSVKACLQVLQKVVKQNDTLDDVAPFVERASKQVNKLTDIINELMDVTRIQAGKLELNRSDFNLMGLVQESIDQCRLGEERRTVTITGDKEVVINGDYTRLEQVLTNFLTNAFKYSAEGEEVDISFYSNPGGGTRVAVTDKGIGIANDKVAQIFDRFYRVENTSQKYSGMGLGLYISAEIIRQHGGQIGVDSTLGEGSTFWFIV, from the coding sequence ATGATACCAAAACTTACAGATTCAGTTACCCAGCATTCATTAAGCTGTGGGCCAATGTGTGGTCAAAAGCCGCTGCATGTTAAAACACAATTAAGTTTTTTTGGACAGGTTAAAGAGTTTTTTACCGGAATTTTTGATACGGCTAACTGGCCACCACGCTGGCATTGCGGCACCTGGACCGATTTTCATGGCTGGTTGTATATATTGTCGGACTTAGCCATATTTACGGCCTACTTTGCTATACCGCTGCTGCTTTTTCGAATTATTAGCAAACGCAAGGATATTCCTTTTCCTAAGATCATCTGGCTTTTCATCGCGTTTATATTATTATGTGGTACAACTCACCTGCTTGATGCCATCATATTTTGGTGGCCAGCTTATAGGCTAAGTGCATTAGTGAGGTTTTTTACAGGGGTGATATCCATATTTACTGTTTTTGCCCTATATAAAATAACGCCTGTTATTTATAAGCTGCGCACAGTTGAACAGTTAGAGGCCGAAATTGAGGATAGGAAACGCGCCGAAGCAGAATCGAAACATAACAAGTTAATGCAGCTTGCCGCCGAAGAGCTGATGCAAAAAAAGGACGAGTTTATGAGCTTTGCCAGTCACGAACTTAAAACACCTATTACCAGTGTTAAGGCATGCCTGCAAGTATTACAAAAGGTAGTAAAACAAAATGATACGTTAGATGATGTTGCCCCCTTTGTAGAGCGCGCATCTAAACAGGTAAACAAGTTGACAGATATTATTAACGAGTTAATGGATGTTACCCGTATACAAGCGGGTAAACTTGAACTTAACCGATCGGATTTTAATTTGATGGGTTTAGTGCAGGAAAGTATTGATCAGTGCCGCCTGGGCGAGGAAAGGCGCACGGTTACTATTACCGGCGATAAAGAGGTAGTTATTAACGGCGATTACACCCGGCTTGAACAAGTGCTTACCAATTTTTTAACCAATGCCTTTAAATATTCGGCAGAGGGTGAAGAAGTGGATATCTCTTTTTACTCAAACCCAGGTGGCGGCACACGGGTAGCTGTTACTGATAAAGGCATTGGCATAGCAAATGACAAGGTAGCGCAGATATTTGACCGTTTTTACCGCGTAGAAAATACCTCCCAAAAATATTCGGGAATGGGGCTTGGCCTATACATATCAGCCGAGATCATCAGGCAGCATGGCGGCCAGATAGGTGTAGATAGTACTTTGGGCGAAGGTTCTACCTTTTGGTTTATTGTTTGA
- a CDS encoding DUF1348 family protein, which produces MEQKFPLPPFTMETALQKVQLAENAWNTKDPEKVCMAYTVDTEWRNRTEFINGREEVKAFLTKKWEKELDYKLKKELWGFRENRMAVRFEYEWRDQKGQWYRSYGNELWEFDENGLMRKRYASINDLEISAAERQLF; this is translated from the coding sequence ATGGAACAAAAATTTCCCCTTCCTCCGTTTACTATGGAGACTGCTTTACAGAAAGTGCAACTTGCCGAAAATGCCTGGAACACCAAAGACCCCGAAAAAGTTTGTATGGCTTATACCGTTGATACCGAATGGCGTAACCGAACGGAATTTATTAATGGAAGAGAAGAGGTAAAAGCTTTTTTAACCAAAAAATGGGAGAAAGAATTGGATTATAAGCTAAAAAAAGAACTATGGGGGTTCCGCGAAAATCGTATGGCAGTGCGCTTTGAGTATGAGTGGCGTGATCAAAAGGGACAATGGTACCGCAGCTACGGAAATGAACTTTGGGAATTTGACGAAAACGGGTTAATGCGCAAACGTTACGCCAGCATCAATGATCTTGAAATATCAGCCGCTGAAAGACAACTATTTTAA
- a CDS encoding MFS transporter — translation MTITTAFVVANLYYNQPLLNDMANTYHVSSGKVGQVSMLTQIGYALGMFFIVPLADMVKRKRLMLIDFAFVIAALLITATAPNIYVLILSGFLIGATSIIPQLLVPMAAHLAKPEERGKKIGFIMSGLLIGILLSRTISGFVGAHLGWRAMFYIAAGIMLVMWALIYFLLPEVEPDYKGNYKQLMRSLLHLVKTEPKLILASLRGALLFACFSAFWTTIVFLLKQNFNEGSDVAGAFGLAGAAGALAAGVMGRLSDKMDAYLLSTFTLLLVIASFILFAFSGNSMSGLIIGVVIMDMGVQATHISNQAIIFALNPEARNRINTIYMVSYFIGGSLGTFMATTVWGIYNWTGTCAIGIILSSIALIVHLATRKTIQQTV, via the coding sequence ATGACCATTACAACCGCATTTGTAGTGGCAAATTTGTACTATAATCAGCCATTATTGAACGATATGGCTAATACTTATCACGTTAGCAGCGGAAAAGTGGGTCAAGTTTCGATGTTGACGCAAATTGGTTATGCTTTAGGCATGTTTTTTATTGTTCCGCTGGCAGATATGGTAAAACGCAAGCGATTAATGCTGATAGATTTTGCATTTGTTATAGCCGCGTTACTAATTACCGCTACAGCACCCAATATTTATGTGCTCATACTATCGGGTTTTTTAATTGGAGCTACTTCTATTATACCGCAATTGCTTGTACCCATGGCCGCGCACCTTGCAAAGCCCGAAGAGCGGGGTAAAAAAATTGGCTTTATCATGAGCGGTTTGTTAATAGGTATACTGTTATCGCGTACAATAAGTGGATTTGTGGGTGCGCATTTAGGCTGGAGAGCCATGTTTTATATAGCGGCGGGCATTATGCTTGTAATGTGGGCGCTCATTTATTTTTTATTGCCCGAGGTAGAACCCGATTATAAAGGCAATTATAAACAACTAATGCGATCACTATTGCATCTGGTAAAAACAGAGCCAAAATTAATACTGGCCTCGTTACGTGGCGCATTGTTGTTTGCCTGCTTCAGCGCTTTTTGGACCACCATTGTATTTTTACTAAAACAAAATTTTAACGAGGGCAGCGATGTGGCGGGTGCTTTTGGCCTGGCAGGTGCCGCGGGAGCCCTGGCTGCAGGGGTAATGGGAAGACTAAGCGATAAGATGGATGCTTATCTCCTATCTACCTTTACCTTATTATTGGTAATAGCATCGTTTATATTGTTTGCCTTTTCAGGCAATAGCATGTCGGGCCTTATTATAGGTGTGGTAATAATGGATATGGGTGTACAAGCTACGCATATATCTAACCAGGCCATCATCTTCGCCTTAAACCCTGAAGCGCGCAACCGTATCAATACTATTTACATGGTGTCTTATTTTATAGGCGGCTCGCTGGGCACTTTTATGGCAACTACGGTTTGGGGTATTTATAACTGGACAGGCACCTGCGCTATCGGTATCATTTTATCATCAATAGCCCTTATTGTACACCTTGCAACCCGCAAAACGATACAACAAACTGTCTGA
- a CDS encoding cyclic nucleotide-binding domain-containing protein, protein MNNATLADLKAIPALATVPDDQLQWFVDAGTTTELQPNDILFKKDDPLNQTVIILEGRVRLCAIQNGNLREIAVSDAGSITGYLPFSRATKAIGYGECVKAARVFMFPASKMEESIKRNYELTEALVHILTSRVRDFTSRQQQNEKMFALGKLSAGMAHELNNPAAAITRGAAMLHGQIKNLPLMFKNTAALNITPEKIDSINNLLVGKTQQTDRPVLSMMERADQEDELTDWLYDHDIKQAEFAENMAEFGFTAADLDHLNNCVPQPQLIVVLSWMNNYLLAEKMVSDIRESSARISELVSSVKTFTHMDRATDKQLLDIHAGIRNTLTMLKYKIKKGNIKVVEDFDLKLPEVKALAGELNQVWTNIIDNAIDAMEPNGSGTLQIKTQLDGDFVCVYITDDGPGIPDDIQSQIFDPFFTTKDMGKGTGLGLDVVTRIMRQHTGTVKVKSEPGNTVFTICFPIKDN, encoded by the coding sequence ATGAATAATGCAACGTTAGCCGATTTAAAAGCTATACCTGCCCTTGCCACCGTGCCTGATGATCAGCTGCAATGGTTTGTTGACGCCGGTACTACTACAGAGCTGCAACCAAACGATATCCTGTTTAAAAAAGACGACCCGCTTAACCAAACAGTTATTATTTTAGAAGGGCGTGTAAGGCTTTGCGCTATACAAAACGGCAACCTGCGGGAGATAGCTGTATCTGATGCAGGCAGTATCACCGGCTATTTACCATTCTCGAGGGCTACTAAGGCCATTGGTTACGGCGAGTGTGTTAAAGCAGCGCGGGTATTTATGTTTCCGGCCAGTAAAATGGAAGAATCTATTAAGCGCAACTACGAGCTTACCGAAGCGCTGGTACATATATTAACCAGTCGCGTACGCGATTTTACATCGCGGCAGCAGCAAAACGAAAAAATGTTTGCATTGGGCAAGCTATCTGCAGGCATGGCGCACGAATTGAATAACCCTGCGGCAGCAATTACCCGCGGCGCGGCTATGCTGCACGGGCAAATAAAAAACCTGCCCTTAATGTTTAAAAACACTGCCGCGTTAAACATTACTCCCGAAAAGATAGACAGTATCAATAACCTGCTTGTGGGCAAAACCCAGCAAACAGACCGACCTGTTTTAAGCATGATGGAACGGGCCGACCAGGAGGATGAATTAACCGACTGGCTGTATGACCACGATATAAAACAAGCTGAATTTGCCGAGAACATGGCCGAATTTGGTTTTACAGCCGCAGACCTTGACCATTTAAACAACTGTGTACCACAACCGCAGCTTATAGTAGTGCTTAGTTGGATGAACAACTACTTGCTTGCCGAAAAAATGGTGTCAGACATTCGCGAATCATCGGCGCGTATATCGGAGTTGGTTAGCTCGGTAAAAACCTTTACCCACATGGATAGGGCTACCGATAAGCAACTACTGGATATACATGCCGGTATACGTAACACGCTAACCATGCTTAAGTACAAAATAAAAAAGGGCAATATTAAGGTGGTAGAAGACTTTGATTTAAAATTGCCCGAAGTAAAAGCATTGGCCGGCGAGCTAAACCAGGTTTGGACAAACATTATTGATAACGCCATTGATGCTATGGAGCCAAATGGCAGCGGCACCCTGCAAATAAAAACCCAATTGGATGGCGACTTTGTTTGCGTATATATAACAGACGATGGCCCCGGCATACCGGATGATATACAATCGCAAATATTCGATCCGTTTTTTACCACTAAGGACATGGGCAAAGGCACAGGTTTGGGTTTGGATGTTGTTACACGCATTATGCGCCAGCACACCGGCACCGTTAAAGTAAAATCAGAACCGGGGAATACCGTGTTCACCATTTGTTTCCCTATTAAAGACAATTAA